The genomic DNA TTCCATTTTTAGGGCTTTAGCGACAAAGTATTTATAAAAAAAGAACTTCCCGCCTTCTAATTTAAATTCTCCGCCTATAGTTTTTTGAATTTCTTCTTGGATTTTTCTTTGTTTTTTAACTCTGGGATAGGGGTTTGGTTTGGAAATTTTATCAAATAAATCCCATATCACATAAGGATAAGTTATATCAAAATCAAGCGCATAATCAAATTTTTGCCTTTCTTTCATTTTCCCAATGCTATTAAAAAAATCGACCATATCAAAAACGATAGGAGATTGAACAATCGTTGCATCAAAAAAACGCTTTCCTTCATTCTTTCCTCTTCTAAATTCTTTTACAAAATTTTTATCGACAATATGAGCATAGGCTACCTCTTTTTGATGGTCGTCCACTAAGGAAATTGTTCCATCAAGGGAAACATTACCATCAAAAACCAAATTAAGCCTTGTTGCAAGTATCTCTTTTTCTTTTTGTTGTAGGTTTTTATTACGTGCAATGTTGTCGGATTTGACAAGGCAAAACAAAGCCTTACCCAATGTACTTTTCCCTGTATCATTTTCACCCGCTATAACAGTAAGTCCGTTTATTTTAACACTTGCTTCT from Sulfurospirillum tamanense includes the following:
- a CDS encoding AAA family ATPase produces the protein MKLQLRNIGLVEEASVKINGLTVIAGENDTGKSTLGKALFCLVKSDNIARNKNLQQKEKEILATRLNLVFDGNVSLDGTISLVDDHQKEVAYAHIVDKNFVKEFRRGKNEGKRFFDATIVQSPIVFDMVDFFNSIGKMKERQKFDYALDFDITYPYVIWDLFDKISKPNPYPRVKKQRKIQEEIQKTIGGEFKLEGGKFFFYKYFVAKALKMEMANTAFGIKSFGLLQLLNENRFLNPKVCLILDEPEVHLHPKWQLAMARVIVGLVKNKVKVLVNSHSPYMVEALQRYGELEKIDSNFYIAQDGKIKQVDESNSQTLSEIFKKLSEPFDTFDEMDSENLLHG